Sequence from the Amaranthus tricolor cultivar Red isolate AtriRed21 chromosome 1, ASM2621246v1, whole genome shotgun sequence genome:
CTTTGCGCAAAGTAAAAGCAACACACCTACCAAATCACTGATCAGCGAATCTACTTATGATATCATGGAAACCATAATTTCTCCGAAAAAACAAGGCATGTGGGCCAGGATTTGGGCCATCAACACTACCCATTTACTGGCCCGACCCAATGATGGATGATTTCTCAAAACTAGGACATGAAGCAAAATTCAGCAAAATGCTTTCAAATACTTCTATAAGGATTaattaaagtattaaaattgGTAGAAATCTGcacttttttctcttttttgcaattttttgaAGACGAGTTCGGCACTTAAAATGTACATTGGGCAGGATACTCACatacaaataagaaaaaaaaaaaaacctaggaAAATCAGCAGCAGTTGCAGGCTAGGCGCAAGAAGACACTGATGGATTTACGGAGAAAAGGAGGAAAGGGGAAGGGAGGGTGATGAGAAGTTACAAAGACGAACCATCAGACATCAGAGATTCCGATGGTTCAGGAACACAGTTAGCTCGTAAACACTAAAAACTTCACACTTTTTTTCACAGCATAGCATTTGCATCGGACAGCTGCTCGTGAACAAATCCTAGAAAGGAGCTGAGTTTGTTCGTCTAAGCTGGAACTTGGGCTGTGGGGGGGGAACACTTGGCAAGGCCTTCTCTACCTCCTGTCAGAAAGGAGAAGGAATGATCAGACTAGAGATACGAATTTATTGGATGAATTACGACTACATTTCATAATCCCAATGCCATTAAATGGCTCTTAGGGCTTGGGGGTtcggatgtacgcaaccttacccttgtgcTAATAAAGAGGTTCTTTCCGAGTGATTCTTATAGCAAACATCATCAGCAACTTCacttcacataaataacaaGTGCACATGCTTAGATAAGTAACATGTAAAAAGCCGATAGAACAGCAACTCAAGAGATAGCAACACTATGCCAATCAAATCTAGTCAAACATGGAGTGAAGTAACTGTAAAAAGCCGATAAGACAGCAGCACACTGAATAGCAACACTATACCTATCAAACCTTGTCAAATGAGGAGTGAAATAACATGTAACAAGCCAAGCTAAGCAGAAAAGATGTTAAACTTCCATCAAGAGACATTGTGAAGGAACGAGGAAGTGTTTATCAGCATATTCTACACTACAGCTCGGATACATCTCATCACATAACTTCCCGGTATTAATTTTCGTTCATAACCAAAACCAAACGAACACCAGCAGAAGCAAATTGAAAATGAGATTACGAGAAAAAGGGACCATAATAGGCTACAACAGTATGCTTTTATAGGAAAGCTGAACTACTTCAACTAAAGTTTACTTGAGTAGGCCTATCTATACACGTCGAATGTATGCAGGAGAGAAGGGCAAAACACCAAGACTCTAGCTTACAGCCGAACACCCCTGCAAAAGGTCGATTAAACTAATGTGATGCTGTCTTCTAAGCATCAAAACCAAAGACAACAATGGAGTAACACAAAGTTTGGGAGATCATGTGCAACAAATTTCCCTTATAATATCACTAGTTATGTAGTCAAACGAAAAGAAATTGGCATACCCTCATCCTTCGTAGCCTTTCATTCTCCTCTTCTAGCCGTGAAACTTTATTTTCCAATTCATGGGTATACGCCTGTCCATCACAAACACAACTTCATTATGAGGATTAGAAAACAGAAAAATGGAATTTTCAAATAGAACACAACactaatataacaaaataaaatgtcaagACATCGAATTCAGAGACATGCAAAAAAAGACACAAACAGGGATCCAAATTCAACCTGTTTCCTAGCTCGTGAACGTGCAGCAGATTCCCTGTTCTTGATCATCCGTTTCTGCCTCCTCTCAACTGTCTTCTCAACCACATCACCAGGAGCAAGCCTTTTCCGTCCAATTGCCTGCATATCTGACATTGTTCCCATCAAAGGGGTGGTCGAAACTGCCAACTGAGCATCAGCGAAAGCTGCATCCGAGAGTGCCCCGCCACTTATAGCAAGAGGCTGAGGAACATGATGTCCTGGCATAAATATTGTCATCATACTATGCTGTTGCTGCTGAGGAAGCACCTGGTATGGCATCCACTGACTTTGTTGAGGAACATTTGAGTGTCGTCCAGGATTCGGATCAATACTCCCCATGTTATTCTCACCAGTATTGCTGCTATCATTTCCGTTCCCATTCCCGTTCCCATTAACACCAACTGCATCAACAACAATCCCAGCTTGATTTAAGAACTCCTCCAATGTCATCTCACCCAATGTATTCTGTCTCTCAGGAATCTCTTCCTGACTACTCTTCTTAACCTGTTGAATCTCCCTCCAAACTTCATCAACCGTCTTTTTACTTAAATCCTGTGACAAATTAAAACTCGATTGTCGGTTAAGCGACGGTCCAGGGGCTCCTTGGTTGAGTTTTTCAACACCATTGCCAACATCACTACTTGCCCCAGCTTCCACTGTACCTACACTCCTAAGAAGTTCATCAAGATTCATACTACTAAAAGGTTTCCCCAAATTTCCCAACTGATTTTGAACCTCATCAAGGGTAAGGCTATACAAAGACCCTTGTCTAGATAAAGATGGAATCTTTATTACTGAAGAATCGCCTACACCACCCTGAGATCCCATTGTTTGTGTACCCATTCAAATCACACATCAGAAAAACTTAATACATGATATCTGCAAACATCAATATCTTTATTCACCCATAGCTTACAAAAACCCACAACCTCAGATTTCTCAATCTCAAAGATAAACCAAAATTTACTTGATGAACTATTTAAGGGCAATGCAAGAAAAAACCCTTTTTTTCTTCTCATAAAAACAGCAAGAATTACATCAAACAAGGGAGGAATCAACAAGATAAGTCCTTCCAACAACACATGCAAGCCAAATTAACTGCAACCCTGTACCAGAATCACTGATTAAGCCATGAATCAATGTGAAAAAGGCCAAAGTAATAGGGTTTTGAACAGGAGAAAAAAGCCCCATGAAAAACTATCTTTCATTGCTCACAACCCAGGAAcccacaaaagaaaaaaaagaaacccAAATCAATTAACAAGTGGGTTGATACATAAATATAGAATCATAGTACTAGAGACTactaattaattgattaatcaagaaaaaaagcaattaaattaagtcAAACAGAGAAGAAATAAGAGAGAGAAAGATACCCAcctgaaaaaatataaaaatggctAGAAAATCCAACCAGAATCACAATCTGCCATTTGAAACCAAGTAATCATTAAATAGATTAAACCCATATGAGAAATAACTCATAAAAACAATGAGAAATACGATGCATTTTATATTTCTTACATCCAGAAGAAGAaggtaggaaaaaaaaaaaggaaaagggtAAATTTTTAATCTGGGTAACTAATGAAttgtgaaaaaagaacaaaaataaataaacccagataaaaaataaaacaaattaattcgagacaaacccagaaaaaaacaaaaggagaATTTAGAGTCTGTGTGCGATTAAGAAAGTGTTGAAATGCTATGGAAGAAAGTAAAAAGACAAAGGGGGAAGATTGAGGAAAACGCCGCAGAATCAGATCTgacgtaaaaaaaattaacagaaaaaaaataatgtatgatgatagaaaattgaaaaatactaGTAATTTATAggagtatattatatatgtagtaaatataaataaaataataatgattttaagtCAAATTTTGGGCTAAAATCAAGATTATGACATGGTTGTAAATTGTAATGCTGTTACTTAAATGAAGAATAATTAACATGGTTGaaatcaaatattattttaaagcactatctattgatcaatattagtttgtattttattccaAATATATAagtcaaaatacaaaaaataaaaattatattctaagtcgtttcaatataaatattattagtattttggtaaaaatttttttattaatattaaatttttgagaaatactctctcctattcagctCAGGTGTTCCATTtctttttatggtcaagtcaccttaattgtcccatttctatttttgatatgCATTTTTGACTATTATACCCTTAATagtttatcctattttcaattataccctccattacccatactaattttccctcTCTTTTAATTAATCAACACACTTAAATCCTAATTAACATACCCACCCATTTAAACACTCCCTCCCTTTCTAAACCTAAAACCCTACCCATCCCCATTCCTCTTGCCGTTTTCGTATTGTACTCATTTAAGAACCCTAATtctgggttgaagcttcaccttcttcctAAAGTTCTTTCGTGTTGTTCTCTGATAACCCTAATtctgggttgaagcttcaccttcttccttaatttctttgGTGTTGTTCTTTGATAACTCTAATTCTGGGTTGAATTTTCACCgtcttccttaatttctttcgtgttgttctctgaaaaccctaaatctgggttgaagcttcaccgtcttccttaatttcttttgtgttGTTCTCTGATAACCCTAGAtctgggttgaagcttcaccttATTCCCTAATTTCTTTCGTGTTGTTCTCATGGCAAACTCCAGTTCGCCTTTTAAATCCCCCTGAAGAACCCTAACTCGACAATCAACTCACCcatgaaaaaccctaactcgCGTACTTCTTTACTTCTGAGAATCCCCAAATCTCCTTACAAATCGCCTTCTAAGATAGAGTTTAAGGGGTTCGATGATGGAAACCCTAGATCTGGACTGAAATCGTTTGAGGAAGAGTCTTTTGATTACTATGATGACTCAACTTCTGTTGAGATTGATCCTAAGTGGGGAAGAGAACTTAACTCTGaaggtgaacccatttacacacctgagcctgatatgtatcctgatcgtgaatattcttccattgatgttgttttttcgaatactgattgtgaagaagaagattggcttgataagctaggtcctttctcaagtgagtttCTGTTCCTGTTGGTGCATGTTCattttgactgatgatgatttttaatttaaacgtttttgtacgtattttatttcattgctCTGTGATCTGTAAGTGAGAGCATTTTTTAGCCACCATAAAATCGAACAAAGggggtttggattgttttccaacgtttaatgcacaaagatgttcgattttccactcaatgatttcaaaaaaaaaaaaaaaaagtttacctGAGAGTactaaaacaaccaattttttcattaatgtatatttgaatacaaatgtttcattaaaaacaacataaaatttttgttgtttgcatCTGAAACATCCCATATTAAAGATCCCAAAAATATGTCCAAAGTCAAAAGGAATTTACATTTGAAACATGTTGCGGTGTTGGTTAAGGTTGTGTTGGCTGCTGttctgtgctgttgttgctttACTATGTGTcccaaaaaattttgttggttgCTGTTCTGTTGTTCATATGCTGATTTTTGTTACTCCTTTCTGAAATTCGTTGAGATTGGTTGTTGCTGTTTTCTGATAATTCTACATTCAAATCCCCTTAATCAATCCCCCCTGCATAGCCAATCAGTTCCACAAGCTGATTCATTTTTTCTGTACttagctttgtgaataaatgttgAAGTGAATCAACAACCAATTGTTTGTCAATACTCAGGTAATCTGGTAAAGTCCCTTCCCTTGCtgcctttgttttgttcatgtgaggaaTGTGATAGTCAAACCCCCCTTGTCTTTTCATGACCTCTATCATACAAGCTTGTAAAGTGATGAATACAAACCTTAAACATTGTGGACTTAGATTCTGAAATGCATTATTCACAGCCCTAAGTAATTTTGTTACATTGTAAGCAGCTTTTTGATATtgcaaagcttgaattgatctaaaaaaaCCTAGATCTAGCACGTTCATGTCAGGGGAATTTGGAGGTTGTTGCAGTAATTGTATATTAAATCCATCTTTCATTGCCTCTTCTAAAAATTCTCTGTCATTGTGTGCTATATGCGGTTTGGCATTGTCTTGTTGAATGTAAATATGCTTTGACAATCCTGCAGGCCATTTTGCTCTTATGGATGGCAGCACATTAGTGATAAGCATTGCTCTAATGTGCTCttttgtgattgattgtattggttttGTTTCCAACTCTCCCCTTTTCCTGTTctttgagcttctttttgctGGCTGTGTAATAAATGGCCAAATGCCTATCTTACCATCAAAAAAAACATCACCTTCAGTTGTAAATATTGGCTTTGTAAcagcacacataaacatgatttttggaatgaacctttttgattgacactctctatgtggttctacttcacCCGGAGCTAGATAATAACTCTGTGTATATCGGGTTAGATAGAAgtgtttttcatctatgtgaacaacgttagtgtatggcttaaacttgaatgcatcattttgttcatcatattCACATTTAGATAATGCAAAGCTGAACCTATGTAActtgttgttttcattcaaagtcggcttgattgcgtttgtgtgccTTCTTATGACTTTGTTCTTCTTCCACCTACCTACACACCGTTGTTTGTGACACGTCCATCTGCTTTGCTATTGAATGCTGAGTACCCTTGAATTCATATTTAATGGCcttaaatttttcttcatcgaatttgattttgtttgc
This genomic interval carries:
- the LOC130823654 gene encoding ABSCISIC ACID-INSENSITIVE 5-like protein 2 isoform X1, whose translation is MGTQTMGSQGGVGDSSVIKIPSLSRQGSLYSLTLDEVQNQLGNLGKPFSSMNLDELLRSVGTVEAGASSDVGNGVEKLNQGAPGPSLNRQSSFNLSQDLSKKTVDEVWREIQQVKKSSQEEIPERQNTLGEMTLEEFLNQAGIVVDAVGVNGNGNGNGNDSSNTGENNMGSIDPNPGRHSNVPQQSQWMPYQVLPQQQQHSMMTIFMPGHHVPQPLAISGGALSDAAFADAQLAVSTTPLMGTMSDMQAIGRKRLAPGDVVEKTVERRQKRMIKNRESAARSRARKQAYTHELENKVSRLEEENERLRRMREVEKALPSVPPPQPKFQLRRTNSAPF
- the LOC130823654 gene encoding ABSCISIC ACID-INSENSITIVE 5-like protein 2 isoform X2; its protein translation is MGTQTMGSQGGVGDSSVIKIPSLSRQGSLYSLTLDEVQNQLGNLGKPFSSMNLDELLRSVGTVEAGASSDVGNGVEKLNQGAPGPSLNRQSSFNLSQDLSKKTVDEVWREIQQVKKSSQEEIPERQNTLGEMTLEEFLNQAGIVVDAVGVNGNGNGNGNDSSNTGENNMGSIDPNPGRHSNVPQQSQWMPYQVLPQQQQHSMMTIFMPGHHVPQPLAISGGALSDAAFADAQLAVSTTPLMGTMSDMQAIGRKRLAPGDVVEKTVERRQKRMIKNRESAARSRARKQAYTHELENKVSRLEEENERLRRMRLLMMFAIRITRKEPLY
- the LOC130823654 gene encoding ABSCISIC ACID-INSENSITIVE 5-like protein 2 isoform X3; this translates as MGTQTMGSQGGVGDSSVIKIPSLSRQGSLYSLTLDEVQNQLGNLGKPFSSMNLDELLRSVGTVEAGASSDVGNGVEKLNQGAPGPSLNRQSSFNLSQDLSKKTVDEVWREIQQVKKSSQEEIPERQNTLGEMTLEEFLNQAGIVVDAVGVNGNGNGNGNDSSNTGENNMGSIDPNPGRHSNVPQQSQWMPYQVLPQQQQHSMMTIFMPGHHVPQPLAISGGALSDAAFADAQLAVSTTPLMGTMSDMQAIGRKRLAPGDVVEKTVERRQKRMIKNRESAARSRARKQAYTHELENKVSRLEEENERLRRMRGCSAVS
- the LOC130811308 gene encoding uncharacterized protein LOC130811308; the protein is MTNNTTMINLNSKRGGREAANKIKFDEEKFKAIKYEFKGTQHSIAKQMDVSQTTIGIWPFITQPAKRSSKNRKRGELETKPIQSITKEHIRAMLITNVLPSIRAKWPAGLSKHIYIQQDNAKPHIAHNDREFLEEAMKDGFNIQLLQQPPNSPDMNVLDLGFFRSIQALQYQKAAYNVTKLLRAVNNAFQNLSPQCLRFVFITLQACMIEVMKRQGGFDYHIPHMNKTKAAREGTLPDYLSIDKQLVVDSLQHLFTKLSTEKMNQLVELIGYAGGID